A genomic region of Vitis vinifera cultivar Pinot Noir 40024 chromosome 7, ASM3070453v1 contains the following coding sequences:
- the LOC104878078 gene encoding uncharacterized protein LOC104878078 yields MESSRSKKGSSQAACHCICWKCSNFNPSVRTQNCPDLYSLAIHGIDSGKKNIVLLPMENRHSHVYQLLLKINIPKDILYLVEWMIKGKVHCILLLCLLVIIFALSLCCIWEIKWYKYQTIKHIFSHEHEDLVQKGGQWLASKANSCRWWLLSLQLLPSPHQQLYQEAPRKQHFISLQFRDLSLFDFQSPHLGIKNKTLALICPASFWLD; encoded by the exons ATGGAATCCAGTCGCAGCAAAAAGGGTTCCAGCCAGGCGGCATGTCACTGCATATGCTGGAAATGTAGCAACTTCAATCCATCTGTAAGGACACAGAACTGCCCTGACCTTTACTCCTTGGCCATTCATGGCATTGACTCAGGGAAGAAGAACATAGTGTTACTACCGATGGAGAATAGGCATTCCCATGTGTATCAGCTTTTACTGAAGATAAATATTCCGAAAGATATACTGTATTTGGTGGAGTGGATGATAAAGGGAAAAGTGCATTGCATCTTGCTGCTATGTTTACTGGTTATCATCTTCGCTCTCTCCTTATGCTGCATATGGGAAATCAAGTGGTATAAG TACCAGacaataaaacatattttctcaCATGAACACGAAGATCTGGTGCAAAAGGGTGGACAATGGCTGGCTAGCAAAGCCAATTCATGCCGGTGGTGGCTACTCTCATTGCAACTGTTGCCTTCACCACATCAGCAGCTGTACCAGGAGGCACCAAGAAAACAGCATTTCATATCTTTGCAATTTCGTGACTTATCGCTCTTTGATTTTCAGTCGCCACATCTAGGTATCAAGAACAAGACTTTGGCTCTGATTTGCCCAGCGAGCTTTTGGTTGGACTAA